The window ACGTCACCCACGACCAGGCCGAGGCGATGACGATGTCCGACCGAATCGCGGTCATCAACGGCGGTCAGCTCCAGCAGATCGATCCGCCGCTGGTCTGTTACAACGAGCCTGCGAACCTGTTCGTCGCGGGCTTCATCGGCTCGCCGTCGATGAACTTCGTCGAGGGCGAACTCACGAGCGGCGGACTGCAGACCGAGCACTTCGACCTCGAGTTCGATTCCCTCGCTATCGATCCGGTGGTCGGTGATCGAGTGACGATGGGGATCCGCCCCGAGGACATCCATCTCGCTGACAACGCGGCTTCGGCAGCGAACCCTTCGGCGGTCATCGAGGCGCGAACGGACGTCCTCGAGCCGATGGGGAACGAGATTTTCGTCTACCTGTCGCTGGACGGGGGCAGCACGGAGATGATGACGAGCGACGAGGCCTCCTCCGCGTCGAATCAGTTGCTGATGAGCGTCGATCCCGACGCCGATATCGACGAGGACGAGGCGGTGTCGGTCGTCCTCGACCGCTCGAAGATCCATCTGTTCGACAACGCGAGCGGCGAAGCGATCGCCCATGGAATCGAATCGTTGTCGGCGGCAACCGACGCAGCAGGGACGGAAACCGAGGCGAGCAGCCAGCATGACTGAGCTCATCCCCATCGTCTACTACGGCGGACTGACGATCCTGTTTTTCTTCCGGATCTACGGGATCGTCTCGTTCGCTCTGGACGTCAAGAACCGGATCATCCCGGGTATCAGGCAGTACCGACGCGGCCGAGCGCGGTCGAAACAACGACATCAAACCGAGCAAGAACGACGAGAGAATGAGGAACAACTGTGCTGACCGGATGCGGACGACCGTCGAGCGGTGGCCGCCGACGCGGGCGAGTCGTCCACTGACCCAGGGGCTACGACCACACCACTCGAGGTTCGACGTCGCGGTGAACGCGTCATGACGGCCGATCGATCGACCGTCAAAACCGGCATCGTCGGCTGTGGGAACATCGGCCAGCATCACGCCGAACGTCTGTCACAGCTCGGCGTCCCCATCGTCGGCGGGATGGACGTCTCTGAAGCCGCTCGGAGACGGTTCGCCGAGCGCTACGACGCGGAGAGCTACGCCGACCACCACGAGCTGTACGACGCCGTGGACGCGGTCGTCATCACGACGCCGAACGCGTTCCACGAAGAGTACGCCGTCGATGCGTTCGAGCGCAACCGCCACGTCCTGCTCGAGAAAACGCTGGCACACACCCTCGAGAGCGCCGAGCGGATCGCGGCCGCCGCGGCGAAGAGTCATGGTGTATCGATGGTCGGGTTCAACAACCGGTTTCGAAACGGGGTTCGATTGATCGCCGACCGAATCGCCCGGGGAGAGCTGGGAGAGGTGATGCACGTAGAGGCCAACTACGTCCGCCGGCGCGGCGTCCCTGGTCGTGGCTCGTGGTTTACCAGCAAGAACGTCGCTGGCGGTGGGTCGCTCATCGACATCGGCGTGCACGTGATCGACCTGTCGATGTACCTGCTCGAGTATCCCACGGTCGAGACCGTCTCCGGCGTCACTCGAAGCGAGTTCGGGGGCCGCGAGGAGTACGCCTACCTCGAGATGTGGGGCGAGGATGCCGGCCCGGATGGGTTCGACGTCGACGATTCCGCGAGTGCATTTATTCGCTGTGACGGCAACAGAACGATCTCCCTGGAGGTCGCGTGGGCGACGAACCGCCCGCCGACGTACGAAATCGTCGTCCGGGGCACGGAGGCCGCCGCCGTCTTCGACCTGCACGACCACGAGGTCACGATCCACTCCGCGAGGTCGACGGGTACCGACCACTTCGTGGATACGACGCTTTCGCCGGGGGAGAACGACGGCCACGTCGACGAGCAACGGGCGTTTTTCGACGCCATCGAGTCCGGAAACGAGATCGACGTCGGTGCGAGCGTCGAGGACGCACTGACCGTCCAGCGTATCGTCGACGGAATCTACCGCTCGAGCGAGCGCGGGGAGGCAGTCGAATTGCGGTCCAGCGGACGCGCGGAACCGGTTGGTCTGGATTCGGGCGAACGTGGATAACCGTTTGATCTGGACTCCGGCGAGCACCGAGCGACGACTCGAGTACCACCTATCGACGACTTGCTTCGGTAATCAGCCTCGTTAAGTGGTTCGCCCGCACTGCCTCGTGTATGAACGAGACCCGACGGGCGGTTCTCGAGCAACTGGCGGCCGGCCCCGTCTCCGGCCCGGCGCTGGCGGACGACCTCGAGATTTCCCGTGCGGCCGTCTGGAAACACGTCGAAGCGCTACGCGACGCCGGCTTCGAGATCGAAAGCACCGGTTCCGGATACCGCCTCGATGCCGACGCGGACACGATCGACGCCTACTCCGGGCCGGCGATCGAGTACGGGCTCGAGGCCCCCTTTTCGGTCGAGTTCCACGAGACGATCGGGAGCACGAACGATCGAGCGCGCGAACTGGCCGCCGCCGGGGAATCGGACGTAGTCGTCGTCGCAGACGAACAGACCGGCGCACGGGGTCGCCTCGAGCGTGCCTGGGATTCGCCCTCGGGCGGCGTCTGGATGAGCGTCGTCTGTCGCCCCTCGATACCGCCGGCTCGAGCCCCACTGTACACGCTGGCCGGAGCCGTCGCGGTGACGCAGACGGCCCGGGAGGCGGGCGTCGACGCGGCGATCAAGTGGCCGAATGACGTGATCGTTCCCGTCGGCGACGACGGCGCGTACCACAAACTCGCTGGAATTTTGACGGAGATGGAAGGTGAAACCGACCGAATCGAGTGGCTCGTCATGGGAATCGGCCTCAATGCGAACCTCTCGAGGGAATCGCTGCCCGAAGGGGCGACCAGCGTTCGGGCGGAAGTTGGCGACGTCGACCGTCGGATCTTCGTACAGCGAGTGCTCGAGGCGTTCGACGAGTATCGATCCGACCTCGAGGCGGTCGTTCCGGCCTGGCGTGACCTGGCGGCGACACCAGGCCAGCGCGTCCGGGTTGAAGTCGCGGACACGACGATCGTCGGTCGGGCTATCGACGTCACCGATCGGGGTGCCCTCCGCGTGGAAACTGACGACGGTGAGCGTACCGTGACGGCTGGCGACTGTGAGCACTTGCGGCCGGCGTGACCGCGCTCCTTTTTTATCGGTGAAACTGGCGGCTGACGGTTGACAATTGCTCCTCGAGCGTCTCGCAATTTCAATGGTATCTCGAGTTACCGTGCCCAAGTGCGTGGCCACTCCTCGAGCCGACCCTGGCCTCCTTCACCACTTACTCGACGGTCGCCTGTGCGTTCTGGACGGAATCGGCGTCGTCATCGAGCGATTCGTCGACGCGGACGGTCAACACCGGGACGCCGGCTCGCCTGACGACCCGTTCGGTGACGCTTCCGAGGAGGAGTCGGTCGATGCCCCCGCGTCCATGCGTGCCCATGACCACGAGATCGCAGTTGCCCGGTTGGGCCTGCGAGACGATCACTCGGCTCGGTGATCCTTCGAGCACCTGCGTTTCGACGGTGATGTCGTCTGGTGCGAGTTCGACCACCCGGTCGACCGCTGCCTGCCCTTCCTCACGCAGCGCATCGCTGATCCCGTCCCAGGCCGTTTCCATCGGCAACCCACCATAGTTTGCCGCGTTGACGACGTAGATCGCCCGGATCGTAGCGCCGTGTAGCTCTGCGAGGTCGATTGCGTACTCGACCGCGCGCTCGCCCTCCACCGAGCCGTCGGTGGGAACGAGGATACAGTCGTACATGCGTTATCATTGTGCATACTCCCCCCAGGGATAATAACGTTGTCGTGAAACCGACGAAACCCGTCGTCAAACCCAGTCGAACCGCAACTGTCGGTGGATTGATTTACCGCCCGACCCTCGCGCCGGTATGGAGACGAGACGGGTACTGCAGGTCGACGCGTTCACCGACGAGCCACTGACCGGCAACGCCGCCGGCGTCGTTCCCGACGGGGCGGGACTGTCAGCAGAGCAGATGCAAGCAATCGCACGCGAGGTCGCCGTCAGCGAAACCGCGTTTCTCAGCCCCAGTGGGTCCGACGAAGCCGACCGACGGATTCGCTACTTCACGCCGACCCAGGAGGTCGACCTCTGTGGGCACGCGACGATCGCCTCCTTCGGGCACCTTCACGAGGAAGGCATCGTCGAGACCGGCACCTCACGGCTCGAGACGAACGTCGGCGTCCTCGAGATCGAGGTCGAATCCGACGGCACCGTCTGGATGACCCAGGACGTACCGACGATTCGGGAAGTCGACCTGGGTTACGGCGAGGTCGCGGACGCGCTTGGGGTCGATCGGGCCGCACTCGAGGGGGCATCAGCTGACCTTCCGCTGGCGGTATCCTCGACTGGTCTCCCCTTCCTCGTCGTCCCAATTACCTACCTCTCGGACGTCGGCTCCGCGGAACCGAACATGACGGCAATCGAGTCGCTGACCGACGGGATCGACGCCACCGGCATCTATCTGTTTACGTTCGACGCCCTCGAGGCCGACTCGACGCTACACGGCCGGATGTTCGCCCCCGGCGCTGGGGTACCCGAAGATCCAGTCACCGGGACGGCGAGCGGGGCAGTCGGTGCCTACCTCGACCGATTCGACGCGTTCGATCCGCTCCCGGAGGAACTCGGACTCGAGCAAGGGCACTACGTCGACCGGCCGGGATCCGTTCGTGTTCGTGTTCGTGACTCGGTGGTGCAGGTCGGCGGTCGTGCAGTGACGGCACTCGACGGATCGATCGTCGTCCCAGACGCTGCGGACGACGACATTCTCGAGGCGTAAAACGTCCTCCGGGTGTCGACTATTCGTTTCGCATATTTGGTATCGATTACTCGTCTAGCGGATCGGATCGGTCGTCGTCCGATGGTGCGGAGGGTTGCGATTGTGTGGACGATTGCGATTGTGATGAGCGCCCACTCGTCGTCTCGCGGCTCCCACTCGATGTCTGGCTGTCCGTCCCCGATGGACCGCGCCGATTGGACGCTGTCGAGGATCCCTCGAGCGCGGGCGTCTCCGAACTGTCTTCGAGCACCGATTGTTCGTCGAAGGCGGCGGCGTGTTCGGCGCGTTTGAGTTCCTGAACGCTCCGGCGTGTTTCGGCGATGTCCTCTTCCATGTCGGTGAGACGGCCATCGAGTGCTTGCAACACGTCGCTCTTGAGCGTCTGATGATCGAACTGGCGAGCCGCCTCTCGCCCGGCCGCTCGAGGCAGCGTGTGAAACAGCGCGATCGACTTACCGAACTGCCAGACGGCGATACCGAGAAGCGCGAATGCGACCGTCACCATCGGCCGTGACGCGTCGATCGCGGGCCGCGGATCGAGTGGATCCGAGACGAGCACGCCGATAGATCCCCAGAATCCGGCGAGAAAACCGATGACGACGAGCAATCCCCCCAGGAGAAACGAACCGATAGCCACGGTGCGATGCACGAGCCCCCACTTTACGGTGTGTGGTACGTCCATGGCGGGTGCCACACTCTCGAGAGGTATAATCACTGCGACGAACCTGTCAGTATCGGCACCCGTCCAGTCGTCACCGACCCCTCAGGAGTGATCGCTCGACGCCGGGTCGGTACGCCAGATGTCGGGCAACAGGTCGAATCGACTCCCGAAGAGGAGCGCGACGCCCACCACCAGCGAGCCGAAAAAGAGGACGAAAAACGTCGACCCACCGGGGGCGAGTACGAGTGCGACCGCGGCTCCGACCCACGCCAGCCAGGCGATGGCCTCCCAGGGGTAACCGTCGTAGAGACGCCAGACGGAAAGCGAGAGTAGAAACCCGCCAAACGCGGCACCGAGAAGCGGCGTCTCGATCACGTACGAGAGCGCCACGAGCGCGACGAACCCGATGAAGGCGGTGTAGTCGAAACGGTTCATCTCGTTCGGTACTGTGGACGGTGAGGAAAAACGTGTATCGGTATCGATTCGACGGCGGTTGGGCTGTATTACCAGTGCCCCTCTCTCGGTTATCCGTTACCAGTGCCCCTCTCTCAGTTATCAGCTACAACGGCGCGGAGGAGCGCTCGCGCACGGTGGGCGCCGCCAGGTCGTCGACGAACGACTCGAGCATCGATCGGGTGACGTGGGGCATACAGACCACTCGAAGTTCACCGTTACCCGTCCGTGAGATGCGCCACCCTTTCGACCGGAGTGCGTCGAACGTCCCGGTCGGCACGGCGGCGGCCACGAGTGGGAGCGTCGGTTCGACGACGTCGTAGCCCAGGCCCTCGAGTGTGGCCGCGAGCCAGTCGGCGTTCGCCTGTGATCGCTCGTACTGGGCCGCGTAGCCGTCCGGCCACAGCGCCTCGAACGCGGCGACGGTACTCGCGACCCCTGCGCCGGATCGGGTTCCGGTGAGCGTGGCCTGGGCGGTCGTCTCGAGATAGGGGGTGTCGACTGCGAGCTCGTCGAGCAGCGCCGCCTCGCGGACGAGCAACCCGCCGGCGGGGACGGCCGCCTGTCCCATCTTGTGTGGGTCGATGGTCATCGTGTCGATCCGAGCGTGTGAGAAGTTCCACTGATAGTCCGTAAACGGGAGCACGAAGCCACCCCAGGCGGCGTCGACGTGACACAGCGCACCAGCGTCGTGAGCGATCCTCGCCAGTTCGGGAATCGGATCGACCCGCCCGTACTCCGTCGTCCCTGCCACGCCGACGACCAGTGCCGTGTCCTCGTCGATGCTCTCGGAGACAGCATCGATGTCGACGCGATGATTCTCGTCGGTCGGCACGATTCGGAGCTCGATCCCGAGCAGGTCTGCGGCCTTTCGAAAGCTGAAGTGACCCGATTCAGGCAGAACGACGTTCGGGGTGGGGGTGTTCACGCGTTCGCGGGCGATACGAACGGCCTGGATGTTCGCTTCGGTACCGCCGCTCGCGATGTAGCCGGCAGGTTCCTCGAGGCCGGTAATCTCGCCGAGGGCCGTAATGGCATCGTCCTCGAGGGCCGCCACCGTCGGATACGTCCCTGGGTCGCCCGGGTTCGTCGCGAGAAACTGGAGGGCTGCCTCGCGGGCGTCCGGATGGGGCTCCGTACACATCGACGAGAGCACCCGATCGAACGACTGGGGCTTCGCTCGCATATCTCCGGAGAGCGGGGGCACAGGTTTATTCGTTGTGCTATCCATGCGGAAAGATGAGTGTTACCCGTTCGCACATGTCGTTTCGAAGCTGCTTACTTTCCCCTCTACCACAGTCCCTGTATGGCTGTCGATCCATCCGAATGGCGAACCTACCTCGTCACCCAGGAGTCGATCTCCACCGGTCGGTCGACCCTCGAGATCGTCGAAGCAGCGCTTGAGGGCGGTATCGACGTGGTACAGCTTCGAGAAAAGGAGATGTCGGCACACGATCGGTACGAACTCGGGCGGACGCTTCGAGACCGGACGAGAGCGGCCGGGGTGCCGCTGATCGTCAACGACCGGGTTGACCTGGCACTGGCGATCGACGCCGACGGCGTCCACGTCGGGCAGTCGGATCTCCCGGTACCCGTTGCCCGTGAGCTTCTGGGATCCGATCGGATCGTGGGCTGCTCGGCGTCGACGGTGGCGGAAGCGAGACGGACCGAAGCCGACGGCGCGGATTACCTGGGTGTCGGCGCAGTGTACGGCACGTCGTCGAAGGACGTCGACCCCGACGAGGACGGGATCGGGCCCCAGCGAATCGCGACGATCACCGACGCCGTCTCGATTCCCGTCGTCGGAATCGGCGGCATCACCGCCGAAAACGCTCGAGCCGTGCGCGAAGCCGGGGCGGCTGGTGTCGCAGTGATCAGTGAGATTACGACGGCGGACGATCCGAAAACGGCGACCGAACGGTTGAGGAGGGCCTGCCAACTATAAAAATGCCGGCATCGATGGACGGCAATGCCAACGTTAACACTTCCTCGAGTGACACACTGTGGTAATGAGTACGGCTGAGGTCTCACGAACGAAAGCCTGGGTGATGGCCGCTCGGCCCCAGACGCTGCCTGCAGCCGCCGCTCCGATTCTCGTCGGGACGGGGCTGGCGGTTCACGAAGGGGTGTTCGCCCCGCTCCCCGCGCTCATGGCGTTTATCGGTGCAGCACTGATCCAGATCGGAACCAACTTCGCCAACGATTACTACGACGCGAAAAAGGGTGCCGATACGGACGACCGGGACGGATTTACCCGGGTTACCCAGTCGGGCCTCATCGATGCCTCGCAGGTCAAACTGGCAACTATCGTCACCTTCGCCCTGGCCATCCTGTCGGGAACGTACCTCGTGTACATCGGCGGGCTTCCGATCCTCGTCATCGGTCTCGTGAGCGTGGCGTGTGGCTGGGCGTACACCGGCGGACCCTACCCACTCGGCTACCACGGCCTCGGCGACCTGTTCGTGTTCGTCTTCTTCGGGGTCGTCGCCGTCGTCGGCACGTTCTACGTGCAAGCTGTCGCCCACCTCGAGCCACTGACGCTGACCATCCCTGCCGGAACGCTCCCCCGTGAGGCGTTCATCGCCAGCCTCCCCGTTTCCGGCCTCTCGACGGCGATTCTCGTCGTCAACAACATTCGTGACCGGGAAACCGACGCGGCAACGGGGAAACGGACGCTCGCCGTCAGACTCGGCTATCGCTGGAGCCGTCTCGAGTACGTCGCCCTGCTCGCCCTCGCGTACCTCACCCCACTGTGGTTCTGGCTGGGAGAAGGGTTCAACCCGACGGTGCTGTTGCCGCTGGTGACGCTCCCGTACGCCGCGCTGGTGGCACGGACGGTCTGTACCAGAACCGACGGAGCGGCGTTGAACCCCGCCCTCGAGCAGACCGGGAAGCTGTTAGCCGGCTACTCGCTCCTGTTCGCCATCGGCGTGGTGATCTAACGTGGCGTTCGACATGGATTTTCGCCCCTTCGAACTCGACCTCGAGGAGCCGTTCACGACGGCACAGGGGACGATCACCAGCCGCGACGGGTTCCTGATCCGCGTCGAACACGAAGGCGTGATCGGCGTCGGGGAGGCGACGCCGCTTCCCGGCTGGACGGAATCGTACGAGGATTGTCGGGAAGCGCTCGAGGCGGCCGAATCGGCTGCCTCGGAGGGATCCGGCGCGGCACTCGAGGCGGTGGAGGAGACCGCGGCGGCGAGACACGGCGTCTCCCTCGCCATCGCCGATCTGTACGCGACGCGGGCCGCTCGGCCGCTGTATCAGTACCTCGGCGACGCCAGCCGAGTCGCCAGAGTACCGGTGAACGCGACGGTCGGCGACGCCGATCCCGACTCGACGGCCCAGGCGGTTCGACGGGCCGTCGATCGCGGGTTTCGAAGCTGCAAACTCAAAGTCGGCAGCCGCTCTTTCGACGACGATCTCGAGCGCGTTCAGCGGGCTCGATCGGCGGCTGGTGAGGAGGTCGAACTCCGCGTCGACGCCAACGGCGCCTGGACGTTCGACGAGGCAGTTCGGGCTATCGACGAACTCGCCGAACACGACGTGTCGATCGTCGAGCAACCGTTGCCCGGTGGAGCGCTCGAGGGACACGCCGAACTTCGCGGGCGGGGCGTCCGAATTGCACTCGACGAGGGAATACTCGAGCACGGCGTCGACGCGATCTGTAGCGCCGAGGCAGCCGACGTACTCGTGTTGAAGCCGATGGCGCTGGGCGGACTCGACGTCGCCCGCGAGATCGTCGCCTGGATCAGCGAACTCGGGATCGAACCGCTGGTGACGACGACGATCGATGGCGTGGTGGCCCGGACGGCCGCCGTCCACCTGGCTGCGGCGATTCCAGACGTGCGTCCCTGCGGCCTCGCGACGGGTGACCTTCTCGCGGACGACCTCGGCCGTGACCCCGTCTTCATCGAGAAGGGGGCCGCCGTCGTTCCGCAGGCGAAGGGGCTGGGTATCGACGACATCTGGGGGGCGACCGAATGACCGGGCTCGAGTGGGCGACCGACGACTTGCTCGCTCGCCGGACGGCGGCCACGCCGGAGCGGTTGGCGCTCACCGACGTCGACACGGATCGCCGATGGACGTACCGGGAGCTTGACGCGGCAGTCGAGGCCCTCACAACACGGCTCCCTGGAAGGCCCGGTGACCGAATTGGTGTCCTGCTCTCGACACGCCCCGCGTTCGTCCACCTGCTGTTCGCGGCGATGCGGGCCGACCGGACGCTGGTGCTGTTGAACGTCGAGGAGACGGGGAGCGAGTTGGCGTCGAAAGCCGCTCGATCGGACGTCACAGCCCTGATCTGCGAAGAACGGACGGAGGAACTGGCTCGAGAGAGTGCCGGCGACCATCCTGTGTACGTTCTCGAGGAAGTGAATCGGGATGCAGGGTCGGCG of the Natronosalvus vescus genome contains:
- a CDS encoding Gfo/Idh/MocA family protein, with protein sequence MTADRSTVKTGIVGCGNIGQHHAERLSQLGVPIVGGMDVSEAARRRFAERYDAESYADHHELYDAVDAVVITTPNAFHEEYAVDAFERNRHVLLEKTLAHTLESAERIAAAAAKSHGVSMVGFNNRFRNGVRLIADRIARGELGEVMHVEANYVRRRGVPGRGSWFTSKNVAGGGSLIDIGVHVIDLSMYLLEYPTVETVSGVTRSEFGGREEYAYLEMWGEDAGPDGFDVDDSASAFIRCDGNRTISLEVAWATNRPPTYEIVVRGTEAAAVFDLHDHEVTIHSARSTGTDHFVDTTLSPGENDGHVDEQRAFFDAIESGNEIDVGASVEDALTVQRIVDGIYRSSERGEAVELRSSGRAEPVGLDSGERG
- a CDS encoding biotin--[acetyl-CoA-carboxylase] ligase, with amino-acid sequence MNETRRAVLEQLAAGPVSGPALADDLEISRAAVWKHVEALRDAGFEIESTGSGYRLDADADTIDAYSGPAIEYGLEAPFSVEFHETIGSTNDRARELAAAGESDVVVVADEQTGARGRLERAWDSPSGGVWMSVVCRPSIPPARAPLYTLAGAVAVTQTAREAGVDAAIKWPNDVIVPVGDDGAYHKLAGILTEMEGETDRIEWLVMGIGLNANLSRESLPEGATSVRAEVGDVDRRIFVQRVLEAFDEYRSDLEAVVPAWRDLAATPGQRVRVEVADTTIVGRAIDVTDRGALRVETDDGERTVTAGDCEHLRPA
- a CDS encoding universal stress protein; translated protein: MYDCILVPTDGSVEGERAVEYAIDLAELHGATIRAIYVVNAANYGGLPMETAWDGISDALREEGQAAVDRVVELAPDDITVETQVLEGSPSRVIVSQAQPGNCDLVVMGTHGRGGIDRLLLGSVTERVVRRAGVPVLTVRVDESLDDDADSVQNAQATVE
- a CDS encoding PhzF family phenazine biosynthesis protein, with translation METRRVLQVDAFTDEPLTGNAAGVVPDGAGLSAEQMQAIAREVAVSETAFLSPSGSDEADRRIRYFTPTQEVDLCGHATIASFGHLHEEGIVETGTSRLETNVGVLEIEVESDGTVWMTQDVPTIREVDLGYGEVADALGVDRAALEGASADLPLAVSSTGLPFLVVPITYLSDVGSAEPNMTAIESLTDGIDATGIYLFTFDALEADSTLHGRMFAPGAGVPEDPVTGTASGAVGAYLDRFDAFDPLPEELGLEQGHYVDRPGSVRVRVRDSVVQVGGRAVTALDGSIVVPDAADDDILEA
- the mfnA gene encoding tyrosine decarboxylase MfnA, with translation MRAKPQSFDRVLSSMCTEPHPDAREAALQFLATNPGDPGTYPTVAALEDDAITALGEITGLEEPAGYIASGGTEANIQAVRIARERVNTPTPNVVLPESGHFSFRKAADLLGIELRIVPTDENHRVDIDAVSESIDEDTALVVGVAGTTEYGRVDPIPELARIAHDAGALCHVDAAWGGFVLPFTDYQWNFSHARIDTMTIDPHKMGQAAVPAGGLLVREAALLDELAVDTPYLETTAQATLTGTRSGAGVASTVAAFEALWPDGYAAQYERSQANADWLAATLEGLGYDVVEPTLPLVAAAVPTGTFDALRSKGWRISRTGNGELRVVCMPHVTRSMLESFVDDLAAPTVRERSSAPL
- the thiE gene encoding thiamine phosphate synthase, translating into MAVDPSEWRTYLVTQESISTGRSTLEIVEAALEGGIDVVQLREKEMSAHDRYELGRTLRDRTRAAGVPLIVNDRVDLALAIDADGVHVGQSDLPVPVARELLGSDRIVGCSASTVAEARRTEADGADYLGVGAVYGTSSKDVDPDEDGIGPQRIATITDAVSIPVVGIGGITAENARAVREAGAAGVAVISEITTADDPKTATERLRRACQL
- a CDS encoding 1,4-dihydroxy-2-naphthoate polyprenyltransferase — translated: MSTAEVSRTKAWVMAARPQTLPAAAAPILVGTGLAVHEGVFAPLPALMAFIGAALIQIGTNFANDYYDAKKGADTDDRDGFTRVTQSGLIDASQVKLATIVTFALAILSGTYLVYIGGLPILVIGLVSVACGWAYTGGPYPLGYHGLGDLFVFVFFGVVAVVGTFYVQAVAHLEPLTLTIPAGTLPREAFIASLPVSGLSTAILVVNNIRDRETDAATGKRTLAVRLGYRWSRLEYVALLALAYLTPLWFWLGEGFNPTVLLPLVTLPYAALVARTVCTRTDGAALNPALEQTGKLLAGYSLLFAIGVVI
- the menC gene encoding o-succinylbenzoate synthase, with amino-acid sequence MDFRPFELDLEEPFTTAQGTITSRDGFLIRVEHEGVIGVGEATPLPGWTESYEDCREALEAAESAASEGSGAALEAVEETAAARHGVSLAIADLYATRAARPLYQYLGDASRVARVPVNATVGDADPDSTAQAVRRAVDRGFRSCKLKVGSRSFDDDLERVQRARSAAGEEVELRVDANGAWTFDEAVRAIDELAEHDVSIVEQPLPGGALEGHAELRGRGVRIALDEGILEHGVDAICSAEAADVLVLKPMALGGLDVAREIVAWISELGIEPLVTTTIDGVVARTAAVHLAAAIPDVRPCGLATGDLLADDLGRDPVFIEKGAAVVPQAKGLGIDDIWGATE